The genomic stretch GCGACCACCGGGGGCACCGCCCGCTGGGCCAGCAGCAGCCCGCCGAGTGAGCTGAGCACCCCGCCGGCCAGGGTGATCAGGATGTCGGCGACGCTGACGCCGAACGCCATCAGCGCCACGCCGGGGACGACCAGCAGCAGCCCGACCACCAGGCGCACCACGCTGCTCCGGGAGCGCAGCGGCGCCGGGTCGGTGGGCCGCAGCGCGGCCAGCGGTGCGACCCGGGTGGCGGCCCGGGCGGGGGCGATCGCGGCCAGGAGGGTGGTGACCGTGCCGACGGCGAGGCCGGCGAGCACCGCGTACAACGGCACGGACACCCCGGACAGCGGGATCGGTGAGTCGGTGGCCCCGACGATCGCCGACACCAGCGCGGCCAGCCCGACCCCGGCGAGCACGCCGAGCACCGAGGCGGCGAGTCCGGTGACCGCGGCTTCGCCGAGCACGCTGCGGCGGATCTGCCGGGCGGTGGCGCCGACGCAGCGCAGCAGCGCCAGGTCCCGCGTGCGCTGGGCCAGCAGCACCGCGAAGGTGTTGGCGATGACCAGCCCGGCGACGAGCACGGCCACGGTGCCGAAGACGAGCAGGACGGTGGTGAGGACGTCGGCGTCGCCGGTGAGGGCGGCGGCCGCGTGCTCGGCCTGCTCCGTGCCGGTGCGCACGGTCAGGCCGTCGTCGGTCAGCGTGCCGCGCACCGTGTCGGCCAGCGCGGCCGGGTCGGTGCCGGTGGTGCCGGCGATCCGCAGCTCGACGGGCTCCGTGGCGCCCCAGGCCCGGGTCTGCTCCGGGGTGGCCCAGAGCCGCCCGTAGAGGCCGGCCGACGGGTCCCCGCGCAGGTCGACCACGCCGGTGACCAGGGCGTCGGTGGTGATCGCGACGCCCTCGTCGTCGTAGACGGTGACCGGGACGACGTCGCCGACCTCGGCGCCCACCCGCTCGCTCACCGCGATCTCGTCCGGGCGGACCGGGAGCGCGCCGTCGGTCAGCTGCTGCCAGCGCAGCGAGGGCTCGGCGGCGACCGACTGGACCTCCGCGTACTGGGATCCGCTGCGCCCCGGCGGGACGATCTGCAGGAAGGCCTCCCAGGTCGGGTCGACCGCCTGCACCCCGTCGAGGGCGGTGATCGGGCCGGTGGCGTCGGCCAGCCCCGCGTAGTTCTCGGAGGTGACCACGACGTCGGTGTCGACGTACTGCGCGCCGACCGCCTCCAGCACCGTCGAACGGCTGGTCTCGTTCAGGATGAGGGTGGCGACGACGAAGCCGACGGCGATGACGATCGCCAGCGTGGAGGCGACCAGCCGGCCCGCGTGGGCGCGGATGCTGGCCAGGGTGACGGTGGACATGGCCCCGGTGCGCACGGTCAGTCCCCCAGTCCGCGCAGCGCGCTGATGACCGAGTCGACGGTGGGCTGCTGCAGCTCGCCGGCCAGCCGGCCGTCGGCGAGCAGCACGACCCGGTCGGCGTAGGAGGCGGCCACCGGGTCGTGGGTGACCATGACGACGGTCTGGCCGGTCTCCCGGACGCTGGAGCGCAGCAGGTCGAGCACCTCGGCGCCGGAGCGGGAGTCCAGGTTGCCGGTCGGCTCGTCGGCGAAGACGACGTCGGGCCGGGGGAGCAGCGCCCGGGCGACGGCGACCCGCTGCTGCTGGCCCCCGGAGAGCTCGTGCGGGCGGTGGTGCAGCCGGTCGCGGAGGCCGAGCCGGCCCACGACGTCGTCCATCCAGGCCTGGTCGGGTCGCTGCCCGGCCAGCTGCATCGGCAGCAGCATGTTCTCCTGCGCGTCGAGGACGGGGAGCAGGTTGAACGCCTGGAAGACGAAGCCGATCCGCTCGCGGCGCAGCTTGGTGAGCTGCTCGTCGCGGAGGCTGGTCAGCTCGGTGTCGCCCAGCCAGACCTGGCCCTCGCTGGCGGCGTCGAGCCCGGCGAGGCAGTGCATGAGCGTCGACTTGCCGGAGCCCGAGGGGCCCATGATCGCGGAGAAGGCACCGCGCTCGACGTCGACGTCGACGCCGGCCAGCGCGTGCACCGCGGTCTCGCCGGCGCCGTAGGTCTTGCGCAGCCCGCGGGCGCGGACGGCGGCGGAGTAGCCGGCAGCCGGCGGCTCACCGGGGACGGACAGGACGGGAGCGGACACTTCGGGCCTCCGGACGGACGTGGTCGTTGACGGCGACCACGTTCTCGTCCCGGGGCGTCGTCCCGCGTCGCCGCGGGGGCTGGTCTGCTGCCGTGCGTCGCTGCCCCCGGGGGCTGATCCGGCGTCATCCTGCGGGCTGATCGACGCCGTGGGCAGGGGCGTCGGGCGGGGGCGTCGGGCGGGGGCGTCAGGCGGGGGCGTCGCGGAGCAGGTCGGCGGGGGCGACCAGGCCGGTGCGGTAGGCCAGCACCACGGCCTGCACCCGGTCGCGGCTGCCGGT from Modestobacter roseus encodes the following:
- a CDS encoding FtsX-like permease family protein, with the protein product MSTVTLASIRAHAGRLVASTLAIVIAVGFVVATLILNETSRSTVLEAVGAQYVDTDVVVTSENYAGLADATGPITALDGVQAVDPTWEAFLQIVPPGRSGSQYAEVQSVAAEPSLRWQQLTDGALPVRPDEIAVSERVGAEVGDVVPVTVYDDEGVAITTDALVTGVVDLRGDPSAGLYGRLWATPEQTRAWGATEPVELRIAGTTGTDPAALADTVRGTLTDDGLTVRTGTEQAEHAAAALTGDADVLTTVLLVFGTVAVLVAGLVIANTFAVLLAQRTRDLALLRCVGATARQIRRSVLGEAAVTGLAASVLGVLAGVGLAALVSAIVGATDSPIPLSGVSVPLYAVLAGLAVGTVTTLLAAIAPARAATRVAPLAALRPTDPAPLRSRSSVVRLVVGLLLVVPGVALMAFGVSVADILITLAGGVLSSLGGLLLAQRAVPPVVAAVGRLLGRAGGLPGRLAAGNASRNPRRTAATATALIIGVTLTTAMVVGASSTRATAQAGLAAAYPTDVIVQGGGTPLPASLPGQLEGVDGVVATTTLPGGTVTGPDDWETWALGVDPAGAMPVLRSAADTTLPALGEVALSTWTRESWDAPVGDTVTLTAGDRSRELTVVAGDGDYPLLNVADLQALVPDAVQDTVWLRLADDIDQTAAIDDVTDLAGAAVPTAFVTGLASERAAINEVVDVLLLVVTGLLGVAVLIALIGVGNTLALSVVERRQESGLLRALGLTRRQLRALLAWEAVLVAGVAAVIGVLVGGAYGAAGAASALGEVGEVVVSVPWLQVAAIVVVATVAGLLASVLPARRAAKTPPVAAIAG
- a CDS encoding ABC transporter ATP-binding protein, whose protein sequence is MSAPVLSVPGEPPAAGYSAAVRARGLRKTYGAGETAVHALAGVDVDVERGAFSAIMGPSGSGKSTLMHCLAGLDAASEGQVWLGDTELTSLRDEQLTKLRRERIGFVFQAFNLLPVLDAQENMLLPMQLAGQRPDQAWMDDVVGRLGLRDRLHHRPHELSGGQQQRVAVARALLPRPDVVFADEPTGNLDSRSGAEVLDLLRSSVRETGQTVVMVTHDPVAASYADRVVLLADGRLAGELQQPTVDSVISALRGLGD